A genomic segment from bacterium encodes:
- a CDS encoding uroporphyrinogen-III decarboxylase-like protein → MTKRQVIKAVLDGQKPPYVPWSFSFTQEAHERLVQHYDTHELEPLLHNHFLGLGNGIGFFEDAGHDRVRDVFGVIWDRSIDKDIGIVEQAPLTAPILKGYEFPDPLSDIFFADIPERIATYGDRFRVFNIGFSLYERAWTLRGMENLMIDLLDHPIFVHELLRAISDYNIAQARKAMTFDIDAVHFGDDWGQQHGLQMGPALWREFIYPELKRMYGAVREAGKYVSIHSCGDVDELFDDLVAIGLNCFNPFQPEVMDVATLIPQYRGRLTFHGGLSTQKTLPFGTPEDVRAETRRLISLGKNGGYILSPAHAVEGDVPLENMLAFIDEALSQPGFGG, encoded by the coding sequence ATGACAAAACGCCAGGTTATCAAAGCAGTGCTCGACGGACAAAAGCCTCCGTATGTGCCGTGGTCGTTCTCGTTCACTCAGGAGGCGCACGAGCGCCTAGTACAACACTACGATACGCACGAACTGGAACCCTTGCTCCACAACCACTTTCTCGGCCTCGGCAACGGCATCGGCTTTTTCGAGGACGCAGGCCATGATCGCGTGCGGGATGTCTTCGGGGTTATCTGGGATCGCAGCATCGACAAGGATATCGGGATCGTTGAGCAAGCGCCGCTCACCGCGCCTATTTTGAAGGGGTACGAGTTCCCCGATCCCTTGTCGGACATATTTTTTGCCGACATACCAGAGCGCATCGCGACATACGGAGATCGGTTCCGGGTTTTCAATATCGGATTCTCCTTGTATGAACGCGCCTGGACGTTACGCGGGATGGAGAATCTGATGATCGACTTGCTCGATCACCCGATCTTTGTGCATGAGCTGTTGCGCGCCATTTCCGATTACAACATTGCTCAGGCCAGGAAAGCCATGACCTTCGACATCGATGCGGTGCACTTTGGCGACGACTGGGGGCAGCAGCATGGTCTCCAGATGGGGCCGGCCCTGTGGCGCGAGTTCATCTATCCCGAGCTCAAACGCATGTATGGCGCCGTTCGCGAGGCCGGGAAATATGTCTCGATACACTCGTGCGGGGATGTGGATGAGCTGTTTGACGACCTGGTTGCCATCGGGCTGAACTGCTTCAATCCGTTTCAACCCGAAGTCATGGATGTGGCGACGCTCATCCCGCAATACCGTGGACGCCTGACCTTTCATGGTGGGCTTTCCACGCAAAAGACCCTGCCCTTCGGAACGCCGGAGGATGTGAGGGCCGAAACGCGGAGACTGATTTCGCTTGGAAAGAACGGCGGGTACATTCTGTCGCCGGCCCATGCCGTCGAAGGAGATGTGCCGCTCGAGAATATGCTGGCGTTCATTGACGAGGCCCTGAGTCAACCTGGATTTGGCGGATAG
- a CDS encoding sulfite exporter TauE/SafE family protein, with product MVEYVLFVGAYAAALISGSAGFGGALLLLPFLTAVVGAKEAVPLLTVAQLIGNLSRAGFGFKQIRWQPVGLFLLGALPASVLGALSFVRLDRTVVTRGIGLVIFVVVILRLSGRLSFKPSDRLLLGGGAATGFLSGVAGSAGPLGAAVFLSLGLPPVSYVASEASTALAMHAAKIVVYGSSMSLARDFWLLGAALGGAMVLGTWTAKRVIQRVPREAFERYVSVLLLAISAYMVIHG from the coding sequence ATAGTGGAATACGTACTTTTCGTCGGCGCTTACGCCGCCGCCCTGATCTCCGGTTCAGCAGGGTTCGGCGGCGCGCTGTTGCTGCTACCCTTTCTCACCGCCGTCGTGGGTGCGAAGGAAGCCGTGCCGCTCCTGACAGTCGCGCAGCTCATCGGCAACCTCTCGCGCGCCGGGTTCGGGTTCAAGCAGATCCGCTGGCAGCCCGTCGGGCTGTTCCTGCTGGGTGCGCTGCCGGCAAGCGTGCTTGGGGCCCTGTCGTTCGTGAGGCTGGACCGCACCGTCGTCACACGCGGGATCGGCCTGGTCATCTTCGTGGTCGTGATCCTGCGCCTTTCGGGTCGCCTGAGCTTCAAGCCGTCTGACCGTCTTCTGCTCGGCGGCGGTGCCGCCACAGGGTTCCTCTCTGGCGTCGCGGGCAGCGCCGGACCGCTCGGTGCAGCCGTGTTCCTCTCACTCGGTCTGCCGCCGGTCTCGTACGTGGCCAGCGAGGCCTCGACCGCTTTGGCCATGCACGCGGCCAAGATCGTCGTGTATGGCTCGTCGATGTCGCTCGCCCGCGACTTTTGGCTCCTCGGCGCGGCGCTCGGCGGCGCGATGGTCCTCGGGACGTGGACGGCGAAGCGCGTCATCCAGCGTGTGCCCCGCGAGGCGTTCGAGCGCTATGTATCGGTGTTGCTCCTGGCCATCTCCGCATACATGGTGATCCACGGGTGA
- a CDS encoding class I SAM-dependent methyltransferase, with protein sequence MPTEQTRVCPVELADSLDSKLRRWLQNPRKILAPYVAEGMIALEPVDFILTFYMVHEVPDQAALFRQLFHLLRETGKLLLVEPKLFHVSRAQFRETVRQAEAVGFVSTPGPTLLMSWSAVLTK encoded by the coding sequence ATGCCGACGGAACAAACCCGAGTATGTCCGGTCGAGCTTGCTGATTCACTTGACAGCAAACTCAGACGATGGTTGCAGAATCCACGAAAGATTCTTGCTCCCTATGTAGCCGAAGGCATGATTGCACTGGAGCCGGTTGATTTTATTCTGACCTTTTACATGGTGCATGAAGTGCCGGATCAGGCCGCACTCTTTCGCCAGTTGTTTCATTTGCTGCGCGAAACAGGAAAGCTCCTCCTGGTCGAGCCAAAACTATTTCATGTATCGCGGGCGCAATTCAGAGAAACCGTTCGCCAGGCAGAGGCGGTGGGATTTGTCAGTACTCCAGGACCCACCCTGCTGATGAGTTGGTCTGCCGTGCTGACAAAGTGA